Proteins encoded together in one Lathyrus oleraceus cultivar Zhongwan6 chromosome 5, CAAS_Psat_ZW6_1.0, whole genome shotgun sequence window:
- the LOC127078473 gene encoding uncharacterized protein LOC127078473 has product MIREKMKVSQSRQKSYHDKRRKSLEFEVDDCVFLRVTPVTGVGRALKSCKLTPHFIGLYQISEKVGDVVYRITLPPSLANLHDVFHVSQLRRYIADPSHVVQLDDVEVRDNLTVETLPMRIEDREVKQLRGKEIALVKIVWGGSTGGNVT; this is encoded by the coding sequence ATGATCAGAGAGAAGATGAAGGTTTCTCaaagtcgtcagaagagttaccatgacaagagAAGGAAATCGCTTGAGTTTGAGGTAGATGATTGTGTGTTTTTAAGAGTTACTCCGgtaacgggtgttggtagagcaTTGAAGTCGTGTAAGTTGACGCCGCATTTTATTGGTCTGTATCAGATTTCCGAGAAAGTAGGTGATGTGGTTTATCGGATTACGTTGCCGCCGTCACTTGCTAATCTCCATGATGTGTTTCAcgtgtctcaattgaggagatacattgcggatccttcgcatgttgtcCAATTAGATGATGTTGAGGTTAGAGATAATTTGACCGTGGAGACATTACCTATGCGGATAGAAGATAGAGAGGTGAAACAACTCCGtggtaaagagattgctttggtgaaaaTCGTTTGGGGAGGATCGACTGGTGGAAATGTGACGTAG